A region from the Paraburkholderia youngii genome encodes:
- a CDS encoding asparaginase produces the protein MSRSELHPAAPVAATIYRGESVENTHLAHVAVVDADGRLLYSFGDAARITLARSAAKPAQALAVLETGALERCGFDEADLALMCASHSSEPRHIERTHAMLAKAQASEADLRCGGHPPLSDAVYVDWIRRGFTPTGVCSNCSGKHAGMLAGARSIGAALAGYELPAHPLQVRVKQTVASVCDLPDDGVQWAIDGCNLPTPAFPLDRLARLFAKLAAAQDQHEDGAAATPPRTAALARIYRAMTSYPELVGGEGRFCTLLMRAFGGALVGKVGADGSYAIGVRASRQTARLGAKGALGIALKIEDGNAAALYAVTAELLAVLDIGTPEQRATLDGFHAPKRLNTMGVEIGRMDFSIELAAHR, from the coding sequence ATGAGCCGATCCGAACTGCACCCTGCCGCGCCGGTCGCGGCGACGATCTATCGCGGCGAGTCCGTCGAGAACACGCATCTGGCGCATGTCGCGGTCGTCGATGCGGACGGCCGTCTGCTGTATTCGTTCGGCGACGCTGCGCGCATCACGCTCGCGCGTTCCGCGGCGAAGCCGGCCCAGGCGCTCGCGGTGCTCGAAACCGGCGCGCTCGAGCGTTGCGGTTTCGACGAAGCCGATCTCGCGCTGATGTGCGCATCGCACAGCAGCGAGCCGCGTCATATCGAACGCACGCACGCGATGCTCGCGAAAGCGCAGGCGAGCGAGGCCGATCTGCGTTGCGGCGGTCATCCGCCGTTGTCGGATGCGGTGTATGTCGACTGGATCCGGCGCGGCTTTACGCCCACCGGCGTGTGCAGCAACTGTTCGGGCAAGCATGCGGGCATGCTGGCCGGCGCGCGGTCGATCGGGGCGGCGCTCGCCGGCTATGAACTGCCCGCGCATCCGTTGCAGGTGCGCGTGAAGCAGACGGTCGCGAGCGTGTGCGACCTGCCGGACGACGGCGTGCAATGGGCGATCGACGGCTGCAATCTGCCGACCCCGGCGTTTCCGCTCGACCGGCTCGCACGTCTGTTCGCGAAGCTCGCGGCGGCGCAGGATCAACACGAAGACGGAGCAGCCGCGACGCCGCCGCGCACGGCCGCGCTCGCGCGCATCTATCGCGCGATGACGTCGTACCCGGAACTGGTCGGCGGGGAAGGGCGCTTCTGCACGCTGCTGATGCGGGCGTTCGGTGGCGCGCTGGTCGGCAAGGTCGGCGCGGACGGCAGCTATGCGATCGGCGTGCGCGCGTCGCGGCAAACCGCGCGGCTGGGTGCGAAGGGCGCGCTAGGCATCGCGCTGAAGATCGAGGACGGCAATGCCGCCGCGCTCTACGCGGTCACTGCCGAGTTGCTCGCGGTGCTCGATATCGGCACGCCTGAACAGCGCGCGACGCTCGACGGCTTTCATGCGCCGAAGCGGCTCAACACGATGGGCGTCGAGATCGGCCGGATGGATTTCTCGATCGAGCTGGCCGCGCATCGTTGA
- a CDS encoding MFS transporter — MPPASTDPADSPHFSLPKHPPFQRFWCTRILSSLSFQMLAVAMGWHVYALTHSAFALGLVGLAQFLPMFLLTLVVGHVADRYDRRRIAAVCQSLESVAALLFAIGTFSGWISAPVIYVLAACVGASRAFESPAVSSLLPAVVPRGYLPKATAWSTSANQTAQIAGPALGGLLYGIGPGAAYLACTLSFAAAAASVWSIPLQVKPASRAPVTLESIFSGIAFIRREPVILGALSLDLFAVLFGGATALLPIFARDVLHAGPIGLGLLRSGTAIGALAGTIWLAHFPLRNRPGAAMFGGVIAFGIATIVFGLSHQFLVSLLALMVLGASDTISVVVRLSLVQLRTPDEMLGRVSAVNSLFIGTSNQLGEFESGLTAGWWGAQPAVLVGGVATIAIALLWMRFFPELRHTRTLEREEEALAASA; from the coding sequence ATGCCCCCAGCCTCCACCGATCCCGCCGATTCCCCGCATTTCAGCCTGCCGAAACACCCGCCGTTCCAGCGTTTCTGGTGCACCCGCATCCTGTCGTCGCTGTCGTTCCAGATGCTCGCCGTCGCGATGGGCTGGCATGTCTACGCGCTCACGCATAGCGCGTTCGCACTTGGCCTCGTCGGTCTCGCGCAGTTCCTGCCGATGTTCCTGCTGACGCTCGTCGTCGGTCATGTCGCCGATCGTTACGATCGCCGCCGCATCGCCGCCGTCTGTCAGAGCCTCGAAAGCGTCGCTGCATTGCTGTTCGCGATCGGCACCTTCAGCGGCTGGATCAGCGCGCCGGTGATCTACGTGCTGGCTGCCTGCGTGGGCGCGTCGCGCGCGTTCGAATCGCCGGCCGTGTCGTCGCTGCTGCCGGCCGTCGTGCCGCGCGGCTATCTGCCGAAAGCGACCGCATGGTCCACGTCTGCCAATCAGACCGCGCAGATCGCCGGGCCGGCGCTCGGTGGTCTGCTGTACGGCATCGGCCCCGGTGCCGCTTATCTCGCGTGCACGCTGTCGTTCGCGGCCGCGGCGGCGTCGGTGTGGAGCATTCCGCTGCAAGTGAAGCCGGCGAGTCGCGCGCCCGTCACGCTCGAATCGATCTTTTCGGGCATCGCGTTCATTCGCCGCGAGCCGGTGATCCTCGGCGCGCTGTCGCTCGATCTGTTCGCGGTGCTGTTCGGCGGCGCGACCGCGTTGCTGCCGATCTTCGCGCGCGACGTGCTGCACGCGGGCCCGATCGGTCTTGGCCTGCTGCGCTCGGGCACGGCGATCGGCGCGCTCGCGGGCACGATCTGGCTCGCGCATTTTCCATTGCGGAACCGGCCCGGCGCAGCGATGTTCGGCGGCGTGATCGCGTTCGGCATCGCGACGATCGTGTTCGGGCTGTCGCATCAGTTCCTCGTGTCGCTGCTCGCGCTGATGGTGCTCGGTGCGTCCGACACGATCAGCGTGGTGGTGCGGCTGTCGCTCGTGCAACTGCGCACGCCCGATGAAATGCTCGGCCGCGTCAGCGCGGTCAATTCGCTGTTCATCGGGACGTCGAATCAATTGGGCGAGTTCGAATCGGGCCTGACTGCCGGATGGTGGGGCGCGCAGCCGGCCGTGCTGGTCGGCGGTGTCGCGACGATCGCGATCGCGCTGTTGTGGATGCGGTTCTTTCCCGAACTACGGCACACCCGCACGCTCGAGCGAGAAGAAGAAGCGCTCGCGGCGAGCGCCTGA